The following proteins are co-located in the Perca fluviatilis chromosome 22, GENO_Pfluv_1.0, whole genome shotgun sequence genome:
- the LOC120552413 gene encoding musculin: MSTGSAASDAEDYETCHRKAVTSLERSARKITCYNPNRYSDEELEDDGVEERIKHERKLSKTHHKEARQSQRNAANARERARMRVLSKAFSRLKTSLPWVPADTKLSKLDTLRLASSYISHLRQLLQDDRFGNSFAHPVNLTWPFMMTGRPEDSQGITVRLCGATA; this comes from the exons ATGTCCACTGGCTCTGCTGCAAGTGATGCTGAGGACTATGAGACATGCCACAGGAAGGCCGTCACCTCTCTGGAGAGGAGCGCGCGGAAGATTACCTGCTACAATCCCAACCGGTATTCGGATGAGGAGTTGGAGGACGACGGCGTAGAGGAGAGGATCAAGCATGAGCGCAAACTCTCCAAAACGCACCACAAGGAAGCGCGGCAGTCGCAGAGGAACGCGGCCAACGCCAGGGAGAGGGCGCGGATGAGAGTGCTGAGCAAAGCGTTCTCCAGACTAAAAACCAGCCTGCCCTGGGTACCAGCTGACACCAAACTGTCCAAATTGGACACGCTTCGACTCGCCTCGAGCTACATCTCTCACCTGAGACAGCTTCTGCAGGATGACCGGTTCGGGAACAGCTTTGCGCACCCAGTCAACCTG ACCTGGCCATTTATGATGACAGGCCGACCAGAGGACAGCCAAGGCATCACTGTAAGACTGTGCGGAGCAACAGCATAG